One window of Amaranthus tricolor cultivar Red isolate AtriRed21 chromosome 11, ASM2621246v1, whole genome shotgun sequence genomic DNA carries:
- the LOC130826716 gene encoding transcription termination factor MTEF1, chloroplastic, whose amino-acid sequence MVLANPIALDYKDIPCNLPNLLSSTLSQSPSRRKNKHFHFYTPLLSPFPSHVIYFPLQTMQDTLNLTTTSTSTSTTTTKPLNPPSKFNFPPKPHKFPPLKTFKFPTFSSKTTIIHPLKPSKIQPLPKTHPKKLIPSSPHPEFQEKTLFLDSLGLDSLSTFPHSSIVASPPLSDLKCFFDYLISLGFTPPQLRRILSMCPSILSLHFHQAASVFAFLLREVKVPAPNLPKVICNRPHILVSDVDTRLRPTLYFLQSIGIHEVNKHTNLLSASVEDKFMPKIDYFEKVGFAYHDSISMFRRFPPLFCYSVKDNFEPKYTYFVVEMGRDLKELKEFPQYFSFSLEKRIKPRHQICVESGVCFPLPLMLKMKEYEFRKRLDVCCNSSMPKSNSPLWVSKICEL is encoded by the coding sequence ATGGTTCTAGCAAACCCCATAGCTCTAGATTACAAAGATATCCCTTGTAATCTTCCAAACCTCTTATCCTCCACTCTCTCTCAATCTCCATCTAGAAGAAAAAACAAGCATTTCCATTTCTACACTCCTTTACTCTCTCCCTTTCCTAGCCATGTAATTTATTTTCCCCTCCAAACAATGCAAGACACCCTTAATCTCACCACAacctccacctccacctccaccaccaccacaaaaCCACTTAATCCTCCCTCAAAATTCAATTTCCCACCAAAACCCCACAAATTTCCACCCCTCAAAACCTTCAAATTCCCAACCTTTTCCTCCAAAACCACCATTATTCACCCTCTAAAACCTTCCAAGATCCAACCTTTACCCAAAACCCACCCCAAAAAACTCATCCCTTCTTCACCTCACCCTGAATTCCAAGAAAAAACCCTCTTTTTAGACTCTCTTGGATTGGATTCTCTCTCTACATTCCCCCATTCCTCCATTGTTGCATCTCCTCCTCTTTCAGACCTCAAATGCTTCTTTGATTACCTCATTTCCCTTGGCTTTACACCTCCTCAACTCCGCCGTATTCTCTCAATGTGCCCTTCAATCCTTTCTCTACATTTCCATCAAGCTGCCTCAGTTTTTGCTTTCCTTTTAAGGGAAGTTAAAGTACCCGCCCCAAATCTCCCTAAAGTCATCTGCAATCGCCCACATATCCTTGTTTCCGACGTCGACACTCGGCTTAGACCCACCTTATATTTCCTTCAAAGCATTGGAATTCATGAGGTAAATAAGCATACTAATCTTCTTTCAGCTTCAGTTGAGGACAAATTCATGCCTAAAATTGATTACTTTGAGAAAGTGGGTTTTGCATACCATGATTCTATTTCTATGTTTAGGAGGTTTCCTCCTTTGTTTTGTTATAGTGTGAAGGATAATTTTGAGCCTAAATATACTTACTTTGTGGTGGAAATGGGGAGAGATTTGAAGGAATTGAAGGAATTTCctcaatatttttcttttagtttAGAAAAGAGGATAAAACCTAGGCATCAAATTTGTGTAGAAAGTGGGGTTTGTTTTCCTCTTCCTTTAatgttgaagatgaaggaaTATGAATTTAGAAAGAGATTGGATGTTTGTTGTAATTCTTCTATGCCTAAGAGCAATTCCCCTTTGTGGGTTTCTAAGATTTGTGAATTGTAA